From Micromonospora nigra, one genomic window encodes:
- a CDS encoding bifunctional 3'-5' exonuclease/DNA polymerase — MLVAVVPDGRGGAVLQPLDSAGLPTGPTEQVSDLPGAVAVRERVGRPRWVWASGATLYPALLRAGVRVERCHDVELTEALLLGHAGRWGEPRSVAAAWARLTGAPVPADPPPRPPAPPGDGQAALFDALPGPPGPGVEALRRVYADQLARIAATGHPRRFRLLVAAESAGALVAAELGAAGLPWRAHVHDEILAELLGEVSPVGGPPRRLAELATRIADAFGVRQVHADSPAELLRAFARAGVELPNTRAWALREVDHPAVPLVLEYKELYRIWTAHGRAWRDAWVRDGRFQPEYVPGGVVSGRWATRGGGALQIPKVIRRAVVADPGWRFVVADAGQLEPRVLAAVSGDARLAAAGATGDLYAALARDAFAGDRERAKLALLGAMYGQTGGAAVPALAVLRRSYPTAFGFVEAAARTGEAGGLVRSWLGRTCPPGAAGPGDGEREPVDPVLAGDPQSPRARAARSRGRFTRNFVIQATAAEWASTLLAVLRGALAGTDAELVFFQHDEVVVHCPAEQAGRVAEAVTVSGERATALLFGATPVRFPLDVSVVDCYADAS; from the coding sequence GTGCTGGTGGCGGTGGTGCCCGACGGGCGGGGCGGTGCGGTGCTGCAACCCCTCGATTCCGCCGGCCTGCCGACCGGCCCGACCGAGCAGGTCAGCGACCTGCCCGGAGCCGTCGCGGTCCGGGAGCGGGTCGGCCGGCCGCGCTGGGTCTGGGCCTCCGGCGCCACGCTCTATCCGGCGCTGCTGCGGGCCGGTGTCCGGGTCGAACGCTGCCACGACGTCGAACTGACCGAGGCGCTGCTGCTCGGCCACGCCGGCCGGTGGGGCGAGCCCCGCTCGGTGGCCGCGGCGTGGGCCCGGCTGACCGGCGCACCCGTGCCGGCCGACCCGCCGCCTCGGCCCCCCGCGCCGCCGGGTGACGGCCAGGCCGCGCTCTTCGACGCCCTGCCCGGCCCACCGGGTCCGGGCGTCGAGGCGTTGCGGCGGGTGTACGCCGACCAACTCGCCCGGATCGCGGCCACCGGGCATCCCCGCCGGTTCCGGCTGCTGGTGGCCGCCGAGTCGGCCGGCGCGCTGGTCGCGGCGGAGCTGGGGGCGGCCGGGCTGCCCTGGCGCGCCCACGTCCACGACGAGATCCTCGCCGAACTGCTCGGCGAGGTGTCCCCGGTGGGTGGGCCGCCGCGCCGGCTGGCGGAACTGGCCACGCGGATCGCCGACGCGTTCGGCGTACGACAGGTGCACGCCGACTCCCCGGCGGAGCTGCTGCGGGCGTTCGCCCGGGCCGGGGTGGAGCTGCCCAACACCCGGGCCTGGGCGCTGCGCGAGGTCGACCACCCGGCGGTGCCGCTGGTGCTGGAATACAAGGAGCTCTACCGCATCTGGACGGCGCACGGCCGGGCCTGGCGCGACGCCTGGGTGCGCGACGGCCGCTTCCAGCCGGAGTACGTGCCCGGTGGGGTGGTGTCGGGCCGGTGGGCGACCCGGGGCGGCGGCGCGTTGCAGATCCCGAAGGTGATCCGGCGGGCGGTGGTGGCCGATCCCGGCTGGCGGTTCGTGGTGGCCGACGCCGGGCAGCTGGAGCCCCGGGTGTTGGCGGCGGTGTCGGGGGACGCCCGGCTGGCGGCTGCCGGGGCGACGGGTGACCTCTACGCGGCGTTGGCCCGCGACGCGTTCGCCGGGGACCGGGAGCGGGCCAAGCTGGCCCTGCTCGGGGCGATGTACGGGCAGACCGGCGGCGCGGCGGTGCCGGCGCTGGCGGTGCTGCGGCGCAGCTATCCGACGGCGTTCGGCTTCGTGGAGGCGGCGGCGCGCACCGGCGAGGCCGGCGGGTTGGTGCGGTCCTGGCTGGGGCGTACCTGCCCGCCGGGGGCGGCCGGCCCGGGCGACGGGGAGCGGGAGCCGGTCGATCCGGTCCTGGCCGGCGATCCGCAGTCGCCCCGGGCGCGGGCGGCCCGGTCGCGGGGGCGGTTCACCCGCAACTTCGTCATCCAGGCCACCGCCGCCGAGTGGGCGTCGACGCTGCTGGCGGTGCTGCGGGGGGCGCTCGCCGGCACCGACGCCGAGCTGGTCTTCTTCCAGCACGACGAGGTGGTCGTGCACTGCCCGGCGGAGCAGGCGGGGCGGGTGGCCGAGGCGGTGACCGTGTCGGGTGAGCGCGCCACCGCCCTGCTCTTCGGGGCCACTCCGGTGCGGTTCCCGCTGGACGTGTCCGTCGTCGACTGCTATGCCGACGCGTCCTGA
- a CDS encoding endonuclease domain-containing protein, with product MTSRPWWAVPPPRRVSHLPDLDPELLRVALDPLPAAAPAVVHYRPAAVGPLGDLVDALLDQLDAVALAMFPRWLPGGEGFDGGGTLGVAAVRALAARTAARSRHFGPFLADLAERGLRGPRRPGGRSRFAAEVRAAGLARVIAQAYDREGCVLLVALSELDPDAERTLVAAAEWLVRHGGFTVWLVGANLRHADRVRAVPVVLPARLADLAGPAGRMTDTGPPPEPAVPAWPPEPAVLAWPPIAGVPRGDSAAEQALERALAPHGWARGRRWNQTYEWHPLGESYRLDLFWPAEGLAVEVDGPEHRGRIAFANDRRRDVQLQVLGLDVLRFTNEQVLADAPAVVDGIRRLLARRRSGGTHPHGDETP from the coding sequence GTGACCTCGCGCCCGTGGTGGGCGGTTCCGCCGCCACGGCGGGTCAGCCACCTGCCGGACCTGGACCCGGAACTGCTGCGGGTGGCGCTCGACCCCCTGCCCGCGGCGGCCCCGGCGGTCGTGCACTACCGGCCCGCCGCCGTGGGCCCGCTCGGCGATTTGGTGGACGCCCTCCTCGACCAGTTGGACGCGGTGGCGCTGGCGATGTTCCCGCGCTGGTTGCCGGGAGGCGAAGGCTTCGACGGCGGCGGGACGCTCGGTGTGGCGGCGGTCCGTGCCCTCGCGGCCCGCACCGCCGCCCGCTCCCGGCACTTCGGTCCGTTCCTGGCCGACCTCGCCGAGCGTGGGCTGCGCGGTCCGCGCCGGCCCGGTGGCCGGTCCCGCTTCGCGGCGGAGGTACGCGCCGCCGGGCTCGCCCGGGTGATCGCGCAGGCGTACGACCGGGAGGGCTGCGTACTCCTGGTCGCCCTGTCGGAGCTGGACCCGGACGCCGAGCGGACGCTCGTGGCCGCGGCCGAGTGGCTGGTCCGGCACGGCGGCTTCACGGTGTGGCTGGTCGGCGCGAACCTGCGCCACGCCGACCGGGTCCGTGCGGTGCCGGTGGTACTGCCGGCGCGTCTCGCGGACCTGGCCGGCCCGGCCGGTCGGATGACTGACACCGGCCCGCCGCCGGAGCCGGCGGTGCCGGCCTGGCCGCCGGAGCCGGCGGTGCTCGCGTGGCCGCCGATCGCGGGCGTGCCGCGCGGCGACAGCGCGGCCGAGCAGGCACTGGAACGCGCGCTCGCGCCCCACGGGTGGGCTCGCGGGAGACGGTGGAACCAGACGTACGAGTGGCACCCGCTCGGTGAGTCGTACCGGCTGGATCTCTTCTGGCCCGCTGAGGGACTTGCGGTGGAGGTGGACGGCCCGGAACATCGGGGACGGATCGCGTTCGCCAACGACCGGCGGCGGGACGTGCAGCTGCAGGTCCTCGGGCTGGACGTGCTCCGCTTCACCAACGAGCAGGTGCTGGCCGACGCGCCGGCGGTGGTCGACGGGATCCGTCGGCTGCTGGCCCGGCGCCGGTCGGGCGGCACTCACCCCCACGGAGATGAGACACCATGA
- a CDS encoding ATP-binding protein produces MIPDDQRAALEAVSLNPAVTPDDVWRPSRHNVPELHDRVVAEILRGVARARTDDTSVPLGVAMQGRAGAGKTHLLGAVRERIQHDGGYFFLVELVSGKTFWESVALALVEGMGRDAIGWGTQLRTFLRRLTAQIGLPADVRDAVAGMRPVEREQLDAFVRALRTRDREVGRDCQDTARALVLHGTVDFEAQDVGYAHLISEPGDPAGRAAWGLSAALRTPQQIVQDISRLMALTLDPTVLAVDQLDTLFAQTSTSLLDQHAGLEDGQAKVIGPIADGLLKLRDVTRRTLVVVSCLPDTWELLARSAPTPVGDRFRQAALPDRIPTPEIGRAIVAKRLSAAFAGPRFVPPHPTWPIDPAAFADAPTLTPRALLRRVDRHVSWCRDHDEVVELDRLVESTGPAPAPTVVPAGTGDPAADERQLHRLDVRFAELVAAADVAAALAPSTEDEHMPPLLAAGLAAWIAEQAPTGATYKYDPPPGRKPALHGRLIEVLDEATENEAHWCFRAVAHPNAVAVTARVKAACVMAGLDRELPQRRLVLLRNGPWPTGMRTTEVLTAFDAAGGVRCPVAEADLRVFAALRVLVAEPSAALQEWLVARRPASSTALFRSVLPGPDATAGAAVPAPPNGYATPPVPGDAVDLVVGADSRTHPPIAAVDDGRSIGLGRTVEGGHPFRVDLESLRRHAVVFAGSGSGKTVLIRRLVEECARQGVSAIVLDPNNDLARLGDPWPDPPGGWGPGDADRAEDYLAHTEVVVWTPRVTAGRPLSFQPLPDFTALRDWPDEFDQAIRSAVEALAPRAGVDRSTRLAQQGKAVLTEALQAYARSGMVGLPGFTEFLADLPDGVSRLARADRLAHDLAETLKAAMVTDPLFGGVGAPADPGLLLTPSPGRRARVSVISFVGLTSEQERQSFVNQLQMALFAWIKRHPAGDRPLGGLFVMDEAQTLAPSTGNTACTASSIALASQARKYGLGLVFATQAPKGLHNQISGNATTQFFGLLNAPAQIDAARQLAEAKGGRLPDIGLLSSGEFYAAGEGFSFVKVRTPLCLTHHPKAPLTPEEVAVRARSQESGAGRGDAV; encoded by the coding sequence GTGATCCCCGACGACCAGCGCGCCGCCCTGGAGGCGGTCAGCCTCAACCCGGCCGTCACCCCGGACGACGTGTGGCGGCCCAGCCGACACAACGTGCCGGAGCTGCACGACAGGGTGGTCGCGGAGATCCTGCGCGGGGTCGCGCGGGCGCGCACCGACGACACCAGCGTGCCGCTCGGCGTGGCGATGCAGGGCCGTGCCGGTGCCGGCAAGACCCATCTTCTCGGCGCGGTGCGCGAACGCATCCAGCACGACGGCGGTTACTTCTTCCTGGTCGAGCTGGTCAGCGGCAAGACGTTCTGGGAGAGCGTTGCGCTGGCCCTGGTCGAGGGCATGGGGCGTGACGCGATCGGCTGGGGCACCCAGCTGCGTACCTTCCTGCGCCGGCTCACCGCCCAGATCGGCCTGCCCGCCGACGTACGCGACGCGGTCGCCGGCATGCGACCGGTCGAGCGCGAGCAGCTCGACGCGTTCGTCCGTGCGCTGCGTACCCGGGACCGGGAGGTCGGGCGGGACTGTCAGGACACCGCCCGGGCGCTGGTCCTGCACGGCACCGTCGACTTCGAGGCGCAGGACGTCGGCTACGCCCACCTGATCTCCGAACCGGGCGATCCGGCCGGGCGGGCGGCGTGGGGGCTGAGCGCCGCGCTCCGTACCCCGCAGCAGATCGTCCAGGACATCTCCCGGCTGATGGCGTTGACGCTGGATCCCACGGTCCTCGCCGTCGACCAGCTCGACACGCTCTTCGCCCAGACCAGCACGTCCCTGCTGGACCAGCACGCCGGGTTGGAGGACGGCCAGGCCAAGGTGATCGGCCCGATCGCCGACGGACTGCTCAAGCTGCGCGACGTCACCCGCCGTACGCTCGTCGTCGTCTCCTGCCTGCCGGACACCTGGGAGCTGCTGGCCCGCAGCGCGCCCACCCCGGTCGGCGACCGGTTCCGCCAGGCCGCGCTCCCGGACCGGATCCCCACCCCGGAGATCGGCCGGGCCATTGTCGCGAAGCGGCTGTCCGCCGCGTTCGCCGGCCCGCGCTTCGTGCCGCCCCACCCCACGTGGCCGATCGACCCGGCCGCGTTCGCCGACGCGCCCACCCTGACGCCGCGGGCCCTGCTGCGCCGGGTGGACCGTCACGTCTCGTGGTGCCGAGACCACGACGAGGTGGTGGAACTCGACCGTCTCGTCGAGAGCACCGGCCCGGCACCGGCACCGACCGTCGTCCCGGCCGGTACGGGCGACCCGGCGGCGGACGAGCGCCAGCTCCACCGGCTGGACGTCCGGTTCGCCGAGCTGGTCGCGGCGGCGGACGTGGCGGCTGCCCTCGCCCCCTCCACCGAGGACGAGCACATGCCGCCACTGCTCGCGGCGGGCCTGGCGGCCTGGATCGCCGAGCAGGCCCCGACCGGCGCCACCTACAAGTACGACCCGCCGCCGGGGCGTAAACCCGCGCTGCACGGGCGGCTGATCGAGGTGCTCGACGAGGCCACCGAGAACGAGGCGCACTGGTGTTTCCGGGCCGTCGCGCACCCCAACGCGGTGGCGGTCACCGCACGGGTCAAGGCCGCCTGCGTCATGGCCGGCCTGGACCGCGAACTGCCACAACGCCGGCTCGTGCTGCTGCGCAACGGCCCGTGGCCGACCGGGATGCGTACGACCGAGGTGTTGACCGCCTTCGACGCGGCCGGCGGCGTCCGATGCCCGGTGGCGGAGGCGGACCTGCGGGTCTTCGCGGCACTGCGGGTGCTGGTGGCCGAGCCGTCCGCCGCCCTGCAGGAGTGGCTGGTGGCCCGGCGTCCGGCCAGTAGCACCGCCCTGTTCCGGTCGGTCCTGCCCGGACCCGACGCGACGGCCGGTGCGGCCGTGCCCGCCCCGCCGAACGGTTACGCCACCCCACCGGTACCCGGCGACGCGGTCGATCTCGTCGTGGGCGCCGACAGCCGGACACACCCCCCGATCGCCGCCGTCGACGACGGGCGGTCGATCGGGCTGGGCCGGACGGTCGAGGGAGGACACCCCTTCCGGGTAGACCTGGAGTCGCTCCGCCGGCACGCGGTCGTGTTCGCCGGCTCCGGCTCGGGCAAGACTGTGCTCATCCGCCGCCTCGTCGAGGAGTGCGCCCGGCAGGGCGTCTCCGCGATCGTGCTCGACCCCAACAACGACCTCGCCCGGCTCGGTGACCCGTGGCCTGACCCGCCGGGCGGCTGGGGGCCCGGCGACGCCGACCGGGCCGAGGACTACCTCGCCCACACCGAGGTCGTCGTGTGGACGCCCCGGGTCACCGCCGGCCGCCCGCTGAGCTTCCAGCCGCTGCCCGACTTCACCGCGCTGCGTGACTGGCCGGACGAGTTCGACCAGGCGATCCGCTCCGCCGTGGAGGCGCTCGCGCCGCGCGCCGGCGTCGACCGGTCGACCCGGCTCGCCCAGCAGGGCAAGGCCGTCCTCACCGAGGCCCTCCAGGCGTACGCGAGAAGCGGCATGGTCGGCCTGCCCGGCTTCACCGAGTTCCTCGCCGACCTGCCGGACGGGGTCAGCCGGCTGGCCCGCGCCGACAGGCTCGCCCACGACCTGGCCGAGACGCTCAAGGCGGCCATGGTCACCGACCCGCTCTTCGGCGGGGTCGGCGCACCGGCCGACCCCGGGCTGCTGCTGACCCCGTCGCCCGGCCGGCGAGCCCGGGTGTCGGTGATCAGCTTCGTCGGTCTCACCTCCGAACAGGAGCGGCAGAGCTTCGTCAACCAGTTGCAGATGGCGCTCTTCGCCTGGATCAAGCGGCACCCCGCCGGTGACCGGCCGCTCGGTGGGCTGTTCGTCATGGACGAGGCGCAGACGCTCGCCCCGTCGACCGGGAACACGGCCTGCACGGCCAGCTCCATCGCGCTCGCCTCGCAGGCCCGCAAGTACGGCCTCGGGCTGGTGTTCGCCACCCAGGCGCCCAAGGGTCTGCACAACCAGATCTCCGGCAACGCGACCACGCAGTTCTTCGGGCTGTTGAATGCGCCCGCGCAGATCGACGCGGCCCGGCAGCTCGCCGAGGCCAAGGGTGGGCGGCTGCCCGACATCGGCCTGCTCAGCAGCGGCGAGTTCTACGCGGCGGGGGAGGGGTTCTCGTTCGTCAAGGTACGCACCCCGCTGTGCCTCACCCACCATCCGAAGGCGCCGCTGACCCCCGAGGAGGTCGCCGTCCGGGCCCGGTCCCAGGAGTCCGGCGCCGGCCGGGGTGATGCAGTGTGA
- the ngcE gene encoding N-acetylglucosamine/diacetylchitobiose ABC transporter substrate-binding protein, whose amino-acid sequence MSFTPDLDRRTLLRRAAAAGLLAVPAAGLLGACAGSEPSTSDDTSSGQKSADNPFGLKDDSAVKVVIFNGGLGDAWAKADQAIFTAKHPGVTVNMSSTQKIKTEEQPKMATQPSDLVMNSGADMMDISTLVNEGAIEPLDDLLAAPAWDGGGTVAETLLPGTVGDGTFQGKYYVVNVAFTVWGNWYNGALFSREGWTPPTTFDEFFALAPKIKAKGIAPYVYDAVHGYYPRWALMATIWKSAGKQAVVDMDNLKENAWRAEGVLPALEAWEKLVKDKLLLPGKLDHTQSQQAWLDGKAAFIQVGTWLKNEMSATIPPGFEMKLSDYWGLGATDKAPKDVFAGSGEGFVVPSKAPNKAAAKEFLRAVLSKSGAAQFAELTKSLASTKGSGDNVQDSALASANELMKNAGSDLISVKLWDFYADLDKESQNLTQELMAGRLTAAQFVDKMQAAADKVAKDSSITKQTRNA is encoded by the coding sequence ATGTCGTTTACCCCCGATCTCGACCGCCGGACCCTGCTGCGCCGCGCAGCCGCCGCGGGGCTGCTGGCCGTTCCCGCCGCCGGACTGCTCGGCGCCTGCGCCGGCAGCGAGCCGAGCACGTCCGACGACACGTCGTCCGGCCAGAAGAGCGCCGACAACCCGTTCGGCCTCAAGGACGACAGCGCCGTCAAGGTGGTGATCTTCAACGGCGGGCTCGGCGATGCCTGGGCGAAGGCGGACCAGGCGATCTTCACCGCCAAGCACCCCGGCGTCACGGTCAACATGAGCTCCACCCAGAAGATCAAGACCGAAGAGCAGCCGAAGATGGCCACCCAGCCGAGCGACCTGGTGATGAACTCGGGCGCCGACATGATGGACATCAGCACGCTGGTCAACGAGGGCGCCATCGAGCCGCTGGACGACCTGCTCGCCGCGCCGGCCTGGGACGGCGGCGGCACGGTCGCCGAAACCCTGCTGCCCGGCACCGTCGGCGACGGCACCTTCCAGGGCAAGTACTACGTGGTCAACGTGGCCTTCACCGTCTGGGGCAACTGGTACAACGGCGCGCTGTTCAGCCGCGAGGGCTGGACCCCGCCGACGACGTTCGACGAGTTCTTCGCCCTCGCGCCGAAGATCAAGGCCAAGGGCATCGCTCCGTACGTCTACGACGCCGTGCACGGCTACTACCCGCGCTGGGCGCTGATGGCCACGATCTGGAAGTCCGCCGGCAAGCAGGCCGTGGTCGACATGGACAACCTCAAGGAGAACGCCTGGCGCGCCGAGGGCGTCCTGCCCGCCCTGGAGGCGTGGGAGAAGCTGGTCAAGGACAAGCTGCTGCTGCCCGGCAAGCTCGACCACACCCAGTCGCAGCAGGCCTGGCTCGACGGCAAGGCCGCCTTCATCCAGGTCGGCACCTGGCTCAAGAACGAGATGTCCGCCACCATTCCGCCGGGCTTCGAGATGAAGCTGTCCGACTACTGGGGTCTCGGTGCCACCGACAAGGCCCCGAAGGACGTCTTCGCCGGCTCCGGCGAGGGCTTCGTGGTGCCGAGCAAGGCCCCGAACAAGGCCGCCGCCAAGGAGTTCCTGCGCGCGGTGCTGTCCAAGTCCGGTGCGGCGCAGTTCGCCGAGCTGACCAAGTCCCTCGCCTCGACCAAGGGCTCCGGCGACAACGTGCAGGACTCGGCGCTGGCCAGCGCCAACGAGCTGATGAAGAACGCCGGGTCGGACCTCATCTCGGTCAAGCTCTGGGACTTCTACGCCGACCTGGACAAGGAGAGCCAGAACCTCACCCAGGAGCTGATGGCCGGCCGGCTCACCGCCGCGCAGTTCGTCGACAAGATGCAGGCCGCCGCCGACAAGGTCGCCAAGGACTCGTCGATCACCAAGCAGACCCGCAACGCCTGA
- a CDS encoding sugar isomerase domain-containing protein, which yields MISAQGYAQAVRPVLDRVVDTCGDALTAAADLIAASLRAGGVLQAFGAGHSEVFAAELVARAGGLVPANRLSLHDLVLHGDAPRDLLADPKLERDPAIAHQLYALAAPQPRDVFVMASQSGINGSVVELAALVTGHGHPLIAVTSVEHTARVAPRHPSGRRLADLADVVLDNGAPYGDALLPLEGGGAVCAVSSVTAALLAQLLTAEVVRRFHQAGEVPPVYLSANVPGGDEHNLALESRYAGRLRRTA from the coding sequence ATGATCAGCGCCCAGGGGTACGCCCAGGCGGTCCGCCCGGTGCTCGACCGGGTCGTGGACACCTGCGGCGACGCGCTCACCGCCGCCGCCGACCTGATCGCCGCCAGCCTGCGCGCCGGTGGGGTGCTCCAGGCGTTCGGGGCCGGCCACTCCGAGGTGTTCGCCGCCGAACTGGTGGCCCGGGCCGGCGGCCTGGTGCCGGCCAACCGGCTCTCCCTGCACGATCTGGTGCTGCACGGCGACGCCCCACGCGACCTGCTCGCCGATCCCAAGCTGGAACGCGACCCCGCCATCGCCCACCAGCTCTACGCCCTCGCGGCGCCCCAGCCCCGGGACGTGTTCGTGATGGCGTCCCAGTCCGGCATCAACGGCTCGGTGGTCGAGCTGGCGGCGCTGGTCACCGGCCACGGTCATCCGCTGATCGCGGTCACCTCGGTCGAGCACACCGCGCGGGTCGCCCCCCGGCACCCGTCCGGCCGGCGGCTCGCCGACCTCGCCGACGTCGTGCTGGACAACGGCGCGCCGTACGGCGACGCACTGCTGCCGCTCGAGGGCGGCGGCGCGGTCTGTGCGGTCTCCTCGGTCACCGCGGCGCTGCTGGCGCAGCTGCTGACCGCGGAGGTCGTACGACGGTTCCACCAGGCCGGAGAGGTTCCCCCTGTCTACCTCTCCGCCAACGTCCCCGGTGGGGACGAACACAACCTCGCCCTCGAGTCGCGGTACGCCGGGCGTCTCCGGCGCACCGCCTGA
- a CDS encoding metal-sensitive transcriptional regulator produces MKLRPEMTGEALTRLKRARGQLNAVIEMMESGQDCREALTQLAAVSKAIDRAGYKIIASGMRHCSGARDRGEQPEMTEEELEKLFLALA; encoded by the coding sequence ATGAAGTTGCGTCCCGAGATGACCGGTGAGGCACTGACCCGCCTGAAGCGGGCCCGAGGGCAGCTCAACGCGGTCATCGAGATGATGGAGAGCGGGCAGGACTGCCGTGAGGCGCTGACCCAGCTCGCCGCGGTGTCGAAGGCGATCGACCGCGCGGGTTACAAGATCATTGCCTCCGGCATGCGGCACTGCTCCGGTGCCCGTGACCGCGGCGAGCAGCCGGAGATGACCGAAGAGGAACTGGAGAAGTTGTTCCTGGCCCTGGCGTGA
- a CDS encoding carbohydrate ABC transporter permease: protein MRHGVARFVTGFLALPVGLYLFYVVWPFAQAAGYSLTDWGGYSDRQQFVGLDNYVRLFSDELIRKAFWHNVFFLITVPLFTIALALFLAFLLNVGGREDRAGIRGVFGSGLYKVIFFFPQVLSLVVIAVMWQQVYRADGQGLINGLLMKLGLVDESDPITFMYDPEPFLGVPAVLWWLLLIAVWSGAGFYMVLFSAAMQSIPKDIYEAALLDGAGRFHTFFRITLPLLRETVSVAWVYLGFIALDMYALVFVMTPSQGGPNHASEIFASVLNFTAFQKGQFGYACAMGVALAIFTILLAAAQLRITRRERIEF, encoded by the coding sequence ATGCGGCACGGTGTTGCGCGTTTCGTCACGGGTTTCCTGGCGCTGCCCGTGGGGCTGTACCTCTTCTACGTGGTGTGGCCCTTCGCGCAGGCGGCGGGATACTCGCTGACCGACTGGGGAGGCTACTCCGACAGGCAGCAGTTCGTCGGGCTGGACAACTACGTCCGGCTGTTCTCCGACGAGCTGATCAGGAAGGCGTTCTGGCACAACGTCTTCTTCCTGATCACCGTGCCGCTGTTCACCATCGCGCTGGCCCTGTTCCTCGCGTTCCTGCTCAACGTGGGCGGACGCGAGGACAGGGCCGGCATCCGGGGCGTCTTCGGCTCCGGCCTGTACAAGGTGATCTTCTTCTTCCCGCAGGTGCTGTCGCTGGTGGTCATCGCGGTGATGTGGCAGCAGGTCTACCGCGCCGACGGCCAGGGCCTGATCAACGGCCTGCTGATGAAGCTCGGCCTGGTCGACGAGAGCGACCCGATCACCTTCATGTACGACCCGGAGCCCTTCCTCGGCGTACCGGCGGTGCTGTGGTGGCTGCTGCTGATCGCGGTGTGGAGTGGCGCGGGCTTCTACATGGTGCTGTTCTCCGCCGCGATGCAGTCGATCCCCAAGGACATCTACGAGGCGGCCCTGCTCGACGGGGCGGGCCGCTTCCACACCTTCTTCCGCATCACCCTGCCGCTGCTGCGGGAGACGGTGTCGGTGGCCTGGGTCTACCTGGGCTTCATCGCACTGGACATGTACGCGCTGGTGTTCGTCATGACGCCCAGTCAGGGCGGACCGAACCACGCCAGCGAGATCTTCGCGTCGGTGCTCAACTTCACCGCGTTCCAGAAGGGCCAGTTCGGCTACGCCTGCGCGATGGGCGTGGCGCTGGCGATCTTCACGATCCTGCTGGCCGCCGCGCAGTTGAGGATCACCCGTCGTGAGCGGATCGAGTTCTGA
- a CDS encoding carbohydrate ABC transporter permease, which yields MSTVTHSPGGTAGPGQAPPGHRTPAGPPAGRGGVIGAKFFNGFSHLFLAVWAIMVLYPLVWVVMSALKSDSEVIREPLSLIPDTLRWENFGRAWTEGQLGSFFFNTLLVLVGSVFLTMLLGSMAAYVLARYQFPGNRLIYYMFLSGLTLPIYLAAVPLFKGVYNTGVVFPLLGPNSHVMLILVYVAWSLAFTVFFMHSFFRTLPTAIAEAGMVDGASHSRLFFSVMLPMAKPGLISIGIFNVLGQWNQWYLPTLLMQSVGGEPKNQVIAQGLIELSVNQGYKSDWSGLFAGVTMAMLPVLIVYIVFQRQVQSGLTAGVSK from the coding sequence ATGAGCACGGTGACCCACAGCCCGGGTGGTACGGCCGGGCCCGGCCAGGCTCCGCCCGGCCACCGTACGCCGGCCGGTCCGCCGGCCGGGCGCGGCGGTGTGATCGGCGCGAAGTTCTTCAACGGCTTCTCGCACCTGTTCCTCGCCGTCTGGGCGATCATGGTGCTCTACCCGCTGGTGTGGGTGGTGATGTCGGCGCTCAAGAGCGACTCGGAGGTCATCCGCGAGCCGCTGTCGCTGATCCCCGACACCCTGCGGTGGGAGAACTTCGGCCGGGCGTGGACCGAGGGCCAGCTCGGGTCGTTCTTCTTCAACACCCTGCTGGTGCTCGTCGGCAGTGTCTTCCTGACCATGCTGCTCGGCTCGATGGCCGCGTACGTGCTGGCCCGCTACCAGTTCCCCGGCAACCGGCTGATCTACTACATGTTCCTGTCCGGCCTGACCCTGCCGATCTACCTGGCGGCGGTGCCGCTGTTCAAGGGCGTCTACAACACCGGGGTGGTTTTCCCGCTGCTCGGCCCGAACAGCCACGTCATGCTGATTCTGGTGTACGTGGCCTGGTCGCTGGCCTTCACGGTGTTCTTCATGCACTCGTTCTTCCGGACGCTGCCCACCGCCATCGCGGAGGCGGGGATGGTCGACGGGGCGTCGCACAGCCGGCTGTTCTTCAGCGTCATGCTGCCGATGGCCAAGCCCGGCCTGATCAGCATCGGCATCTTCAACGTGCTCGGCCAGTGGAACCAGTGGTACCTGCCGACGCTGCTGATGCAGTCCGTCGGAGGGGAGCCGAAGAACCAGGTGATCGCCCAGGGCCTGATCGAGCTGTCGGTCAACCAGGGTTACAAGTCCGACTGGTCGGGTCTGTTCGCCGGCGTCACCATGGCGATGCTGCCGGTGCTCATCGTGTACATCGTCTTCCAGCGCCAGGTGCAGTCCGGTCTCACCGCCGGCGTCAGCAAGTAG
- a CDS encoding TOBE-like domain-containing protein produces the protein MAGRVTRTSRVGFENRVEVTTVAGQVVTVTLTRDEFLALGLHDGASVPPDGLTGQPHGRHHAPAPPVGVTEPRHLTLHHPGRRRTPGTGPGRRPPRGSAAPSDGG, from the coding sequence GTGGCCGGGCGGGTCACCCGGACCAGTCGCGTCGGCTTCGAGAACCGCGTCGAGGTCACCACCGTCGCGGGTCAGGTCGTCACCGTGACCCTGACCCGCGACGAGTTCCTCGCCCTCGGCCTCCACGACGGCGCGTCGGTCCCACCTGACGGTCTCACCGGACAGCCCCACGGTCGCCACCACGCCCCGGCCCCGCCCGTCGGCGTCACCGAGCCTCGCCATCTCACACTGCATCACCCCGGCCGGCGCCGGACTCCTGGGACCGGGCCCGGACGGCGACCTCCTCGGGGGTCAGCGGCGCCTTCGGATGGTGGGTGA